A stretch of Imperialibacter roseus DNA encodes these proteins:
- a CDS encoding Gfo/Idh/MocA family protein: MSSTSRRTFIQKTGMAAAGGLALSQMPFSSFAGVRKPVAAADKLRYGVIGCNGMGWSDMRSHLNMDEVDCVALCDVDQSVLDRRSADVEKMRGKKPAQYGDYRKMLENKDIDVVIIGTPDHWHCKTMVDAVQAGKHVYVEKPIANTMEECNLMVAAAKKYGKIVQVGQWQRSGPHYEQALDVVRSGKLGQIRLVKVWAYQGWMKPVPVLPDTAVPAGVNYDMWLGPAPKRPFNANRFHFNFRWFWDYAGGLMTDWGVHEIDIALYAMGVKAPKSVMASGGKFAYPDDASETPDTLQTVFEYDGFNMLWEHATGIDGGNYGKTEGIAFIGNNGTLVVNRGGWEIIPETQQKDGMTAWKMDDVPDQRPQGNALDLHTRNFVDAIKANDSSKLKCGIETGSIAAINAQMGNIAYKTGRKVFWDAASGQFKNDAEANALMKAKYNNGWTLPKV; encoded by the coding sequence ATGAGTTCAACATCCAGAAGAACATTTATACAAAAGACCGGCATGGCCGCTGCGGGCGGGCTGGCACTTAGCCAAATGCCTTTTTCGTCATTCGCCGGCGTACGGAAGCCGGTCGCAGCAGCCGACAAGCTGCGCTATGGTGTGATCGGCTGCAACGGCATGGGCTGGAGCGACATGCGCTCACACCTCAACATGGACGAGGTCGACTGCGTCGCTCTATGCGACGTTGACCAAAGCGTGCTTGACAGACGCTCCGCTGACGTGGAGAAAATGAGGGGTAAAAAACCCGCCCAGTATGGCGACTACCGGAAAATGCTGGAAAACAAAGACATTGATGTTGTTATCATCGGCACGCCAGATCACTGGCACTGCAAAACCATGGTCGATGCTGTGCAGGCCGGAAAGCATGTGTATGTGGAGAAGCCAATCGCCAATACCATGGAAGAATGTAACCTCATGGTAGCTGCTGCGAAAAAATATGGCAAAATCGTGCAGGTTGGGCAATGGCAGCGAAGTGGTCCGCATTACGAGCAGGCGCTTGACGTGGTTCGCTCTGGCAAACTGGGACAAATCAGACTGGTGAAGGTATGGGCTTATCAGGGGTGGATGAAGCCGGTGCCTGTTTTGCCAGACACAGCAGTGCCTGCTGGTGTCAACTACGACATGTGGCTTGGGCCTGCTCCGAAGCGTCCCTTTAACGCCAACCGCTTCCACTTCAACTTCCGCTGGTTTTGGGACTACGCCGGCGGTTTGATGACCGACTGGGGCGTGCATGAAATTGATATTGCACTTTATGCTATGGGTGTGAAGGCCCCCAAATCAGTGATGGCCTCAGGTGGCAAGTTTGCCTACCCGGATGACGCCTCAGAAACGCCAGACACACTGCAAACGGTATTTGAATACGACGGGTTCAATATGCTGTGGGAGCACGCCACGGGAATTGACGGCGGCAACTACGGCAAGACCGAAGGCATCGCTTTTATTGGCAACAACGGCACGCTGGTAGTCAACAGAGGTGGCTGGGAGATCATCCCCGAAACCCAACAGAAAGACGGAATGACTGCCTGGAAAATGGACGATGTGCCAGATCAGCGCCCGCAGGGAAATGCGCTTGATCTCCATACCAGAAATTTTGTTGATGCCATCAAGGCAAATGATTCATCCAAACTCAAGTGCGGCATTGAAACAGGCAGCATTGCGGCCATTAATGCGCAAATGGGCAATATCGCTTACAAAACCGGGAGGAAAGTTTTCTGGGATGCGGCAAGCGGGCAATTCAAGAACGATGCCGAAGCCAACGCTCTGATGAAAGCGAAATACAATAATGGATGGACTTTGCCGAAGGTTTAA
- a CDS encoding shikimate dehydrogenase family protein, translating into MPRLFGLIGFPLTHSFSRKYFSEKFLREGISDASYELYEMETAASFPALFAENPNLVGINVTIPHKKAVIPLLNKLDQSASRVGAVNVIRKERDGQLTGFNSDYIGFLRSLQSWAGDAIVGAKALVLGTGGAASAVRVALEDLKIEFLQVSRSAGNGVITYGDLKNDPTILESRKLIINTTPLGTYPDTGKCPEIDFERIGSGHLFYDLVYNPAETLFMKKGQEHGAKVKNGYDMLVLQAERAWEIWNQK; encoded by the coding sequence ATGCCGAGGCTGTTTGGACTAATCGGGTTTCCACTGACCCACTCTTTTTCAAGAAAATATTTTTCGGAGAAGTTCCTGAGAGAAGGGATCAGCGATGCTTCCTATGAGCTGTATGAGATGGAAACCGCCGCCAGCTTTCCAGCTTTGTTTGCCGAGAATCCCAATCTGGTAGGGATAAACGTCACCATCCCTCATAAAAAGGCAGTCATTCCTTTGCTGAACAAGCTTGACCAGAGTGCTTCAAGAGTTGGGGCGGTCAATGTGATAAGAAAAGAGCGGGACGGACAGCTAACAGGATTTAACTCAGACTATATAGGTTTTTTGCGGTCGTTGCAGAGCTGGGCCGGTGATGCAATAGTTGGAGCAAAAGCCCTGGTGCTTGGCACAGGTGGAGCGGCTTCTGCAGTAAGGGTGGCACTGGAGGACTTGAAGATTGAATTCCTTCAGGTGTCTAGGTCTGCTGGGAATGGAGTTATTACCTACGGAGATTTGAAAAATGATCCCACGATTCTTGAATCGAGGAAATTGATTATCAACACAACACCATTGGGCACGTACCCGGATACCGGAAAATGCCCGGAGATTGATTTCGAGAGAATTGGTTCCGGCCACTTATTCTACGACCTCGTCTACAATCCAGCCGAGACACTTTTTATGAAGAAAGGGCAGGAGCATGGCGCCAAAGTAAAAAACGGATACGACATGCTGGTGTTGCAAGCCGAGAGAGCCTGGGAAATCTGGAATCAAAAGTGA
- a CDS encoding phosphosulfolactate synthase, whose amino-acid sequence MLENYALSKVPERTKKPRQTGFTMVMDKGSSLREAADLIETCGEYVDIIKLGWATSYVFPKLKEKIDLYQSAGIPVYLGGTLFEAFVIRDQFEDYRKVLDKYGLKYAEVSDGSITLDHDRKCEYIRQLSGQVTVLSEVGSKDAAKIIPPYKWIEQMQTELDAGAWKVIGEAREGGNVGLFRDSGEVRQGLVEEILTKIPFERIIWEAPQKTQQVWFIKLLGANVNLGNIAPQEVIPLETIRLGLRGDTFDHFLSQF is encoded by the coding sequence ATGTTAGAAAACTATGCATTAAGTAAGGTTCCGGAGAGAACCAAGAAGCCACGGCAGACAGGTTTTACCATGGTGATGGATAAGGGGAGCAGCCTTAGAGAAGCAGCGGATTTGATAGAAACATGTGGTGAGTATGTAGATATTATTAAGCTTGGCTGGGCTACTTCATATGTGTTCCCAAAGCTGAAAGAGAAAATTGACCTCTATCAGTCGGCGGGCATCCCAGTCTATCTTGGAGGTACTTTGTTTGAAGCCTTTGTAATCAGAGATCAGTTTGAGGACTACAGGAAGGTTTTGGACAAATACGGATTGAAGTATGCGGAGGTGTCGGACGGCTCCATTACCCTCGATCATGACAGAAAATGCGAATACATTCGGCAGTTGTCTGGTCAGGTGACGGTATTGTCAGAAGTCGGATCAAAGGATGCTGCCAAGATTATCCCACCCTACAAATGGATTGAGCAGATGCAAACGGAGCTGGACGCCGGCGCCTGGAAAGTGATTGGAGAGGCCAGAGAAGGAGGAAACGTTGGTCTGTTCCGAGACTCCGGAGAAGTTCGCCAGGGACTGGTAGAGGAAATTTTGACCAAAATTCCGTTCGAGCGGATTATCTGGGAGGCACCGCAAAAGACACAGCAAGTTTGGTTCATCAAATTGCTGGGGGCCAATGTGAACCTGGGAAATATTGCCCCACAAGAGGTAATTCCTTTAGAAACGATAAGACTGGGCTTGAGAGGTGATACATTTGACCACTTCCTGTCTCAGTTCTAA
- a CDS encoding fatty acid desaturase family protein, with product MSAPKFSSQGNSFYGELRSRINEYFQEAGKPSTGNYKLYFKAVVLVLSWVGFYIHLVFFTPGTWLALTESVIMGGLTAAIGFNVMHDGSHGSFSRKEWVNKLAGLSLNFLGANVFMWNTKHNVIHHTYTNIDEIDDDIDARPFLRLCSTQRHRKIHRYQHIYGWFAYSLLYLYWVFFTDYKKYFTQKVGSMPLMKMKPKDHISFWGFKVIHAVVYMALPIYMVGFLPWLTGFLVMGLFAGLVLTLVFQLAHTVEHTHFPVPNELNKLEDEWAIHQIKTTANFATKNKLITWWVGGLNYQIEHHLFPKISHIHYPAISKIIKKVCEENGIVYIEYPRMRIALGSHAAYLKAMGQA from the coding sequence ATGAGTGCACCTAAATTTTCATCTCAGGGAAATTCGTTTTATGGCGAACTGAGGTCAAGAATAAACGAATACTTTCAAGAGGCAGGAAAGCCGTCGACTGGTAACTATAAGCTATACTTCAAGGCCGTTGTTCTGGTATTGAGCTGGGTGGGTTTCTATATCCATTTAGTCTTTTTTACTCCAGGCACCTGGTTGGCCCTCACAGAATCTGTAATAATGGGAGGTTTAACGGCTGCCATAGGATTCAATGTGATGCATGATGGTTCGCATGGAAGTTTTAGCCGCAAAGAGTGGGTGAATAAGCTCGCAGGTCTATCGCTCAATTTTCTTGGAGCTAATGTGTTTATGTGGAATACCAAGCACAACGTTATTCATCACACCTACACCAATATTGATGAAATTGACGATGATATTGATGCCAGGCCGTTCCTGAGACTTTGCTCTACGCAGCGTCACCGAAAAATTCATCGCTACCAGCATATCTATGGTTGGTTTGCTTATTCGTTGCTTTACCTGTATTGGGTATTCTTTACAGACTACAAGAAGTACTTTACCCAGAAGGTAGGCTCTATGCCGCTAATGAAGATGAAGCCCAAGGATCATATCAGCTTTTGGGGTTTCAAAGTGATTCATGCGGTGGTTTACATGGCGTTGCCAATCTATATGGTAGGTTTCCTGCCATGGCTAACAGGCTTCCTGGTAATGGGCTTATTCGCTGGATTGGTGCTTACGCTCGTATTCCAATTGGCACACACAGTGGAACACACTCATTTCCCCGTTCCGAATGAATTGAACAAGCTTGAAGACGAGTGGGCGATTCATCAGATAAAGACAACGGCCAACTTTGCCACTAAAAATAAGCTGATCACATGGTGGGTTGGTGGCTTGAACTACCAGATTGAGCACCATCTGTTCCCCAAAATATCTCATATTCATTATCCTGCCATAAGCAAAATCATCAAGAAAGTGTGTGAGGAGAATGGTATCGTGTATATTGAATACCCCCGCATGCGGATCGCCCTGGGCTCCCATGCAGCCTATTTAAAGGCCATGGGCCAGGCATAA
- a CDS encoding DUF368 domain-containing protein, which produces MPRKLTDYFLLFLKGLAMGSADVIPGVSGGTIAFITGIYEELLDAIKAFDLTALKLLSSFKIKELWKHINGNFLVALLAGIGLSIIIFAQVITHLLELYPIYVWSFFFGLIIISSITIARQIKRWSPGVIFAFIAGLVSAYIIVSSTPATTPTSWWFIILSGMVAITAMILPGISGSFILLIMGKYEYVLRALKELNYLVIALFAAGCVIGLLSFSRAISWFLKKYHNMAIGLLSGFMVGSLYKIWPWKRVAQFRLNSAGEQVPFIENNVWPHYYHKLTGQDPQILFALLFIALGFGVVVIIEKIAHTTVKYKNK; this is translated from the coding sequence ATGCCGAGAAAGTTAACTGACTATTTTTTGCTCTTTTTGAAGGGCCTGGCTATGGGAAGTGCCGACGTGATTCCGGGAGTCTCCGGTGGAACAATTGCCTTCATTACAGGAATTTATGAAGAGCTGCTAGACGCTATCAAAGCATTTGACCTGACTGCGCTTAAGCTGCTTTCAAGCTTCAAAATCAAGGAGCTTTGGAAGCACATTAATGGCAATTTTCTTGTCGCCCTGCTTGCTGGCATAGGACTGAGCATTATCATCTTTGCGCAGGTGATTACGCACTTGTTGGAGCTGTATCCGATCTATGTTTGGTCTTTTTTCTTCGGTCTTATCATCATTTCCTCCATTACCATTGCCAGGCAAATCAAAAGGTGGTCTCCTGGTGTTATATTTGCCTTTATAGCAGGTTTAGTTTCTGCATACATCATTGTTTCGTCCACACCTGCCACAACCCCAACATCGTGGTGGTTCATTATCCTGAGCGGGATGGTTGCCATAACAGCCATGATACTTCCGGGTATTTCGGGCAGTTTCATTTTGCTGATCATGGGCAAATATGAATATGTTTTAAGAGCGCTTAAGGAGTTAAATTATCTTGTTATAGCACTTTTTGCAGCTGGCTGTGTCATTGGGCTTTTATCCTTTTCCCGAGCCATTTCGTGGTTTCTGAAAAAATACCACAACATGGCCATCGGTTTATTGTCGGGGTTTATGGTCGGATCGCTATACAAAATATGGCCCTGGAAACGAGTGGCGCAATTTAGGCTGAACAGCGCCGGCGAACAGGTGCCATTTATCGAAAACAATGTTTGGCCACATTATTATCATAAGCTTACCGGGCAAGATCCTCAAATTCTTTTCGCTCTGCTTTTTATTGCACTTGGCTTTGGCGTTGTGGTGATTATTGAAAAAATTGCGCACACAACCGTCAAGTACAAAAACAAGTAA
- a CDS encoding superoxide dismutase, whose protein sequence is MAFELPALPYATNALEPHIDARTMEIHHGKHHNAYVTNLNKAIEGTEMAGKSLEELLKSHSNVPAVRNNGGGHWNHSLFWTVMGPGKGGQPSGALADAINAAFGSFDGFKEKFSAAAATRFGSGWAWLCVKGGKLEICSTANQDNPLMPDAGCSGTPILGLDVWEHAYYLNYQNRRPDYVAAFYNVVDWDAVAKRFAAAK, encoded by the coding sequence ATGGCATTCGAATTACCAGCATTACCATATGCAACCAATGCGCTGGAGCCGCACATCGACGCCCGCACCATGGAAATACACCACGGCAAGCACCACAATGCTTACGTGACGAACTTGAATAAAGCCATCGAAGGCACTGAAATGGCTGGCAAGTCGCTCGAAGAATTGCTGAAAAGCCACTCTAACGTGCCAGCTGTGCGCAACAACGGCGGCGGTCACTGGAACCACTCTCTTTTCTGGACAGTTATGGGCCCTGGCAAAGGCGGCCAGCCTTCAGGTGCTTTGGCTGATGCTATCAACGCTGCCTTCGGTTCATTCGACGGCTTCAAAGAAAAATTTTCTGCGGCAGCAGCTACCAGATTCGGCTCAGGCTGGGCATGGCTTTGTGTGAAAGGCGGCAAGCTTGAAATATGCTCTACTGCCAACCAGGATAATCCATTGATGCCTGACGCAGGTTGCAGTGGCACACCTATTCTTGGTCTTGATGTTTGGGAGCATGCTTACTACCTCAACTACCAGAACAGAAGACCTGACTACGTTGCAGCTTTCTACAATGTGGTAGATTGGGATGCAGTTGCCAAGCGCTTTGCAGCGGCAAAATAA
- a CDS encoding tetratricopeptide repeat protein codes for MAEDFRKKELKELVEKFEDFVKGRVSHYFEEDDFENIIDYYLDKLKFSKALKAVNVAFDQFPFSVELMLRKATILTSLEEYDEALKLLETAENLQPGDSEIILLKGNILSLNGNYDEAIDALNNALEWIEDKDEVFYNIGLAFQGKGDYKQAADNYKLAIEFNINHENALYELAYCLDVAGELESSLDYYRQFIDRDPFSEYAWYNLGIVYNKLGRHVEAIDAYEYAAAIDDSFSSAYFNMGNAYLNIEEYDKALKAFQTTEELEGPSSETYCYIGAAYEKLGELDEALSFYRRAAKLDDMYDEAYFGIASCLKAQERWFESIHFYNKALKLNAENPDYWLAVAEAEYKVGNIVSSMDAFEEATILDPKNPMAWLGWSHIYFEQGQYEKAVDTVSSGMDECPEESDLYYRATVYLITAGRFKEAFAILENALTLNFENHVVLFEFFPKLETQKALYKIIERYKSNNKDK; via the coding sequence ATGGCGGAAGATTTTCGTAAGAAAGAGCTTAAAGAGCTGGTAGAGAAATTTGAGGACTTTGTGAAAGGGAGAGTCAGCCATTATTTTGAGGAAGACGACTTCGAGAATATCATCGACTATTACCTTGACAAGCTGAAGTTCAGCAAAGCATTAAAAGCAGTCAATGTGGCTTTTGATCAATTTCCATTTTCAGTGGAATTAATGCTGCGAAAAGCAACTATCCTCACATCGCTTGAGGAATATGACGAGGCACTCAAATTACTGGAAACTGCTGAAAATCTACAGCCTGGAGATTCTGAGATCATTCTGCTGAAGGGTAATATATTGTCTCTCAATGGAAATTATGATGAAGCCATTGATGCGTTGAACAACGCACTGGAGTGGATAGAAGATAAGGACGAAGTTTTTTATAATATCGGCCTCGCTTTTCAGGGTAAAGGAGACTATAAGCAGGCGGCTGATAATTACAAGCTAGCCATAGAGTTCAATATCAATCATGAAAATGCGCTGTACGAACTGGCTTATTGCCTGGATGTAGCAGGTGAGCTTGAGAGCAGCCTTGATTATTATAGGCAATTCATTGACAGAGATCCGTTTTCGGAGTATGCCTGGTATAACCTCGGCATCGTATACAACAAGCTTGGAAGGCACGTAGAGGCTATCGATGCGTATGAGTACGCAGCCGCCATCGACGATAGTTTTAGCTCTGCCTACTTTAATATGGGCAATGCTTACCTTAACATAGAGGAGTACGACAAAGCGCTAAAGGCGTTTCAAACTACCGAAGAGTTAGAGGGGCCGAGCTCCGAAACCTATTGCTATATTGGAGCCGCCTATGAAAAATTGGGTGAATTAGATGAAGCGCTGTCTTTTTACAGACGAGCGGCCAAGCTTGACGACATGTATGACGAAGCCTACTTTGGCATTGCTTCATGTTTGAAGGCTCAGGAAAGGTGGTTTGAATCCATTCATTTCTATAATAAAGCACTCAAACTCAACGCTGAAAACCCCGATTACTGGTTAGCAGTTGCCGAAGCGGAATACAAAGTTGGCAATATTGTTTCAAGTATGGACGCTTTTGAAGAGGCAACCATATTAGATCCCAAAAATCCCATGGCCTGGCTTGGTTGGTCGCACATTTATTTTGAGCAGGGCCAATATGAAAAAGCTGTCGACACTGTTTCTTCCGGCATGGACGAATGCCCCGAGGAGTCCGATTTATATTACAGGGCTACAGTGTATTTAATAACTGCGGGACGATTCAAAGAGGCCTTTGCAATTTTGGAAAATGCCTTAACTTTGAATTTTGAAAATCACGTCGTCCTCTTTGAGTTTTTTCCAAAACTTGAGACTCAGAAGGCACTATACAAAATCATTGAGCGCTATAAGTCTAATAATAAAGATAAATAA
- the uvrB gene encoding excinuclease ABC subunit UvrB — protein MDFELTSEYQPTGDQPKAIAELVKGLNANEPAQTLLGVTGSGKTFTVANVIKEVNRPALVLSHNKTLAAQLFGELKQFFPNNAVEYFISYYDYYQPEAFIPTTGLYIEKDLSINEEIEKLRLSATSALLSGRRDVIVVASVSCIYGIGNPDEFGKNVIRLEEGQQITRNQLLFSFVDILYSRTEVEFKRGNFRVKGDTVDIFVAYADFAYRIIFWGDEIESIQRIDPQSGKKLSDEKIITIFPANLFVTGKDVIQQAIIEIQDDMMAQVNYFESERRFLEAKRLKERTEFDLEMIRELGYCSGVENYSRYFDRRQSGQRPFCLLDYFPEDFVMVIDESHVTVPQIRAMWGGDRSRKVNLVDYGFRLPSALDNRPLTFNEFEGMLSQVIFVSATPAEYELRKSEGVVVEQIIRPTGLLDPEIDVRPSINQIDDLLEEIDERVKKEERVLVTTLTKRMAEELQKYLERAGVKSRYIHSEVNALDRVEILRELRLGVFDVLVGVNLLREGLDLPEVSLVAILDADKEGFLRNQRSLVQTIGRAARNESGKVIMYADKITDSMREAIDETYRRRDIQIAYNKEHGITPRSVKKNIGSIMGQTKVADSKKDGRKYYVENEEPSIAADPIVQYMPKPELEKLIKQTQKAMEKAAKELDFIDAARLRDELADLKKLFEK, from the coding sequence TTGGACTTCGAACTAACATCTGAATACCAACCCACAGGGGATCAGCCAAAGGCAATTGCAGAGCTTGTAAAAGGTCTCAATGCCAACGAACCCGCCCAAACGCTGCTGGGAGTGACAGGCTCCGGCAAAACCTTCACAGTGGCCAACGTCATCAAGGAAGTGAATAGGCCAGCCCTTGTCCTCAGTCATAATAAGACGCTGGCAGCACAGCTTTTTGGAGAATTGAAGCAGTTCTTTCCTAACAATGCTGTTGAGTACTTCATTTCCTACTACGACTACTACCAGCCGGAAGCGTTTATTCCAACCACAGGACTTTACATAGAGAAGGATCTTTCTATCAACGAAGAAATTGAAAAGCTGAGGCTAAGTGCCACTTCGGCGCTGCTTAGCGGAAGGCGGGACGTGATAGTGGTTGCTTCAGTCTCCTGCATATACGGTATAGGCAATCCGGATGAGTTTGGCAAAAATGTTATTCGGTTAGAGGAAGGGCAGCAGATCACCCGAAATCAACTGCTTTTCAGCTTTGTGGATATTTTGTACAGCAGAACGGAGGTAGAGTTTAAGCGGGGTAACTTTAGGGTGAAGGGGGACACGGTTGATATTTTTGTTGCGTATGCCGACTTTGCCTACCGCATTATTTTCTGGGGAGACGAAATTGAATCCATTCAGCGGATCGATCCACAGTCAGGTAAAAAGCTCAGCGACGAGAAAATAATAACAATATTTCCTGCCAATCTTTTTGTCACCGGGAAAGATGTGATCCAGCAGGCCATCATCGAAATTCAGGACGATATGATGGCTCAGGTCAACTATTTTGAAAGTGAGCGGCGGTTTCTCGAAGCAAAACGGTTGAAAGAGCGAACAGAGTTTGATCTTGAAATGATAAGAGAGCTCGGCTATTGCTCGGGCGTGGAGAACTATAGCCGCTATTTCGACAGGAGGCAGTCGGGCCAAAGGCCTTTCTGTCTGCTTGACTATTTCCCTGAAGATTTTGTGATGGTAATTGACGAAAGCCATGTGACTGTGCCGCAGATCAGGGCTATGTGGGGAGGCGACAGGTCGAGAAAGGTGAACCTGGTGGACTACGGTTTCCGGCTTCCATCGGCACTGGACAACAGGCCGTTGACATTCAATGAATTTGAAGGAATGCTGAGCCAGGTAATATTTGTTAGTGCCACGCCGGCAGAGTATGAGCTCAGAAAGTCAGAGGGTGTGGTCGTGGAACAGATCATCAGGCCAACCGGTCTTTTGGATCCGGAGATTGACGTCAGGCCGAGTATCAATCAGATAGACGATCTGTTGGAAGAGATTGATGAGCGGGTGAAAAAGGAAGAAAGGGTGCTGGTGACTACGCTTACTAAAAGAATGGCGGAGGAGCTTCAGAAGTACCTTGAGAGAGCTGGCGTGAAGTCACGCTATATCCACTCAGAGGTGAATGCACTTGACAGGGTAGAAATTCTCAGAGAGCTAAGGCTAGGTGTTTTCGATGTCCTTGTAGGTGTCAACCTTTTGCGTGAGGGCCTCGATTTACCGGAAGTTTCGCTGGTCGCTATTTTGGATGCCGACAAAGAGGGCTTTCTTAGAAACCAGCGATCGTTGGTTCAGACAATTGGTCGGGCGGCCAGAAATGAAAGCGGAAAGGTGATTATGTACGCCGATAAAATCACTGACTCCATGCGGGAGGCCATTGATGAGACCTATCGGAGGAGGGACATCCAAATTGCTTACAACAAAGAGCACGGCATTACCCCCCGATCTGTTAAAAAGAATATCGGCTCAATTATGGGTCAAACTAAAGTGGCTGACTCCAAAAAGGACGGAAGGAAGTACTACGTTGAAAATGAGGAGCCAAGTATTGCCGCCGACCCGATTGTTCAATACATGCCAAAGCCTGAGCTCGAAAAGCTGATCAAGCAAACACAAAAAGCCATGGAAAAAGCGGCCAAGGAGCTGGATTTTATTGACGCAGCGAGGTTGAGGGATGAGCTAGCTGATTTAAAAAAGTTGTTTGAAAAATGA